Proteins co-encoded in one Paracrocinitomix mangrovi genomic window:
- a CDS encoding PLP-dependent transferase gives MEDTKMLNYLKNVLANMPADWLNLTTHRLDIYNESLAKTEFLEQFENMYNSNNADATALANLPTAFDYIRLGHPLSSVLEWAIANMYQLKADHVISFSSKSTPILAVLRKNLMEHKNTRINYTGDLAAIFDADVVKKVYGYQFETKQVNAAADVEDFDGTNLFVSSQSKMGKAELQSNIDFYVSIYEGLGSIILVNGAKNSNYISEIQHVRRRETIAMTPANCLKALQMSVGQATDSHSFDLAGDKQKVLNSIKEITTANTKAMVGSSGLSIQYAIAMGLVDYALEHYPGKDIKFVVPPNCYGGTNDQARRVAACLDNVEVMDLPVDGGNDMVQSVEIVLEQIAKMDAVPYIIAEIPTNPRVEVPDLHKLAAALGKERKTQNGATAVDPVFILDQTFCPNVHFLGADDILAGTRTISYVSGSKFPSGGKCTAGYCVANDKAKDLMDKIELHLQLCDNEATALQMEILAAQMPSMNQRIADAYKNTREFVNFISQTLPDAKINFVSEELANEGFTPSVFSLDLPTKGNTDEERETYKRELNNHLINLMINEIPTESKYCVSYGQLKGCYWTIPATSTQGTTKEGDKDYIARVALSPKMDLEKHKAVFAEFVEKYI, from the coding sequence ATGGAAGACACTAAAATGCTGAATTATTTAAAAAATGTGTTGGCCAACATGCCGGCAGACTGGTTGAATTTAACCACGCACAGATTGGATATTTACAATGAAAGTTTGGCAAAAACTGAGTTTTTAGAGCAGTTTGAAAACATGTACAATTCCAACAATGCAGACGCTACAGCTTTAGCCAATCTTCCAACGGCATTTGATTATATCAGATTAGGTCATCCATTGTCAAGTGTATTGGAATGGGCCATTGCCAATATGTATCAGTTAAAGGCAGATCATGTAATCAGCTTCTCATCAAAATCTACTCCTATTTTGGCGGTTTTGAGAAAGAACTTGATGGAACATAAAAACACAAGAATCAACTATACCGGAGATTTAGCAGCCATTTTTGATGCTGATGTAGTAAAGAAAGTTTACGGATATCAGTTTGAAACAAAACAAGTAAACGCAGCCGCAGATGTTGAGGATTTTGACGGAACCAACCTTTTTGTTTCATCTCAAAGTAAAATGGGAAAAGCAGAGCTACAATCAAACATTGACTTTTATGTGAGCATTTATGAAGGTTTAGGAAGCATCATTTTAGTGAATGGCGCTAAAAACAGCAACTACATCTCAGAAATTCAGCATGTTCGCAGAAGAGAAACCATTGCCATGACACCGGCAAACTGTTTAAAAGCATTGCAAATGTCGGTAGGTCAAGCTACGGATAGCCATTCATTTGACCTGGCCGGAGACAAGCAAAAGGTATTGAACTCAATTAAAGAAATTACGACTGCTAACACAAAAGCAATGGTAGGTTCAAGCGGACTTTCTATTCAATACGCAATTGCTATGGGATTGGTAGATTATGCTTTAGAGCACTACCCTGGCAAAGACATCAAGTTTGTGGTACCACCTAACTGTTATGGCGGAACCAATGATCAGGCAAGAAGAGTTGCAGCATGTTTAGATAATGTAGAGGTAATGGATTTACCGGTTGACGGCGGAAATGACATGGTGCAAAGCGTTGAAATAGTATTAGAACAAATTGCCAAAATGGATGCTGTTCCGTACATCATTGCAGAGATTCCTACTAACCCAAGAGTGGAAGTGCCAGACTTGCATAAGTTGGCAGCAGCTTTAGGTAAAGAGCGTAAAACGCAAAACGGAGCAACAGCGGTTGATCCGGTATTTATATTAGATCAAACATTTTGTCCAAACGTTCACTTTTTAGGAGCAGACGATATTTTGGCAGGCACCAGAACCATCTCATACGTGAGTGGATCAAAGTTCCCAAGCGGAGGAAAATGCACAGCAGGATATTGCGTTGCCAATGACAAGGCAAAAGATTTAATGGACAAGATTGAGTTGCACTTACAGTTGTGTGACAATGAAGCAACGGCCTTACAAATGGAAATTCTGGCAGCACAAATGCCATCTATGAACCAACGTATTGCTGACGCTTACAAGAATACACGTGAGTTTGTCAACTTTATCAGCCAAACATTGCCAGATGCTAAAATTAACTTTGTATCTGAAGAATTGGCCAATGAAGGCTTTACACCATCTGTTTTTTCGTTGGATCTACCTACAAAGGGAAACACTGATGAAGAAAGAGAAACATACAAAAGAGAATTAAACAACCATTTGATCAACTTAATGATCAATGAAATTCCTACTGAAAGTAAGTACTGTGTAAGTTACGGTCAGTTAAAAGGCTGTTACTGGACCATCCCGGCTACCTCAACCCAAGGAACCACCAAAGAAGGAGACAAAGACTATATAGCACGTGTTGCACTTTCCCCAAAAATGGATCTGGAGAAGCATAAAGCCGTATTTGCTGAGTTTGTTGAGAAGTATATTTAG
- a CDS encoding RluA family pseudouridine synthase, with product MSNTKPLQVLYEDNHLIVINKRAGDIVQGDKTGDAPLSDFVKEYIKEKYNKPGDVFLGTVHRLDRPTTGIVLFARTSKALGRMNTLFRDNKVQKTYWAVTEKAPQQPSGKLINFLQKNEKQNKSYVTQNEDQKAAKKAELDYRLLGSSERYHLIEVNPKTGRHHQIRVQLTNIGCIIKGDLKYGAKRSNKDGSIHLHARKLVFKHPVKDEEIEIVAPTPDDPVWNYFEEQFK from the coding sequence ATGAGCAATACTAAACCATTACAAGTATTGTATGAGGATAATCACCTGATTGTAATTAACAAACGGGCAGGAGATATTGTGCAGGGAGACAAAACAGGTGATGCTCCCCTATCCGACTTTGTAAAAGAATACATCAAAGAAAAATATAATAAGCCCGGAGACGTCTTTCTAGGAACGGTTCACCGTTTAGACAGACCTACAACGGGTATTGTATTATTTGCACGTACTTCTAAAGCTTTAGGGCGAATGAACACCCTATTTAGGGACAACAAAGTACAAAAAACGTACTGGGCAGTAACCGAAAAAGCTCCTCAACAACCTTCGGGAAAGTTGATCAACTTTTTACAGAAAAATGAAAAGCAAAACAAAAGCTACGTCACCCAAAATGAAGACCAAAAAGCAGCCAAAAAAGCGGAATTGGATTATCGCCTTCTTGGAAGCTCTGAGCGCTATCATTTAATTGAGGTAAACCCTAAAACCGGACGTCATCACCAAATAAGGGTACAGCTTACCAACATTGGCTGCATCATCAAAGGCGATTTAAAATACGGTGCCAAAAGATCTAACAAAGATGGATCAATTCACCTGCATGCACGCAAACTGGTTTTTAAACATCCGGTAAAGGATGAGGAGATTGAAATTGTAGCGCCAACACCTGACGATCCTGTATGGAACTATTTTGAAGAACAGTTTAAATAG
- the panB gene encoding 3-methyl-2-oxobutanoate hydroxymethyltransferase: protein MSVHKEAKKVTTHVLLEMKQNNEKISMLTGYDYSMARIIDAAGVDVILVGDSASNVMAGHETTLPITLDQMIYHAASVIRAIDRALVVVDLPFGSYQGNSKEALTSAIRIMKEAGGHAVKLEGGREVIESVDRILSAGIPVMGHLGLTPQSIYKFGTYTVRAKEEEEAQRLIEDAIMLQDAGCFALVLEKVPATLGKKVAEELTIPVIGIGAGNGVDGQVLVVHDMLGINNEFNPRFLRKYHNLHDEMLDAFQNYIKDVRTGDFPNENEQY from the coding sequence ATGTCTGTACACAAAGAAGCAAAGAAAGTAACAACACATGTCTTGCTGGAAATGAAGCAAAACAATGAGAAAATCTCTATGTTGACAGGTTACGATTATTCAATGGCACGCATTATTGACGCAGCCGGAGTAGATGTAATTCTTGTTGGAGATTCAGCATCAAATGTAATGGCAGGACACGAAACAACATTACCTATTACCCTTGATCAAATGATTTATCACGCAGCCTCTGTTATCAGAGCGATTGATCGTGCTTTGGTGGTAGTTGATTTACCTTTTGGATCATATCAAGGAAACTCAAAAGAAGCCTTAACATCAGCTATCCGTATCATGAAAGAAGCCGGTGGACATGCTGTTAAATTAGAAGGAGGGCGTGAAGTGATTGAATCTGTTGACCGTATTTTATCTGCCGGAATTCCGGTAATGGGTCACCTGGGATTAACACCTCAATCTATCTATAAATTTGGAACCTATACAGTAAGAGCAAAAGAAGAAGAAGAAGCACAACGTTTGATTGAAGACGCTATCATGTTGCAAGATGCCGGATGTTTTGCATTGGTATTAGAAAAAGTTCCTGCCACATTGGGTAAAAAAGTAGCTGAAGAGTTGACCATTCCTGTAATAGGAATCGGAGCCGGAAACGGTGTAGATGGCCAGGTATTAGTAGTGCATGATATGTTGGGAATCAACAATGAATTTAACCCAAGATTCTTGAGAAAATACCACAATCTGCATGATGAAATGTTGGATGCTTTTCAGAACTACATCAAGGACGTAAGAACCGGAGATTTCCCTAACGAAAATGAGCAATACTAA
- a CDS encoding CoA-binding protein: MKENVLVFGASMNRARASNTAVELLSNAGHHVRAFGLREGEINGVPIETVLPEIENLDTLTLYVGPQNQPPYYDYFLKLKPRRVIFNPGTENREFMDLLTENGIAYEAACTLVLVSTGQY; this comes from the coding sequence ATGAAAGAAAACGTACTTGTTTTTGGGGCGAGCATGAATCGCGCAAGGGCATCCAATACAGCTGTTGAATTATTGTCTAATGCCGGACATCACGTTCGTGCATTTGGATTGAGAGAGGGTGAAATAAACGGAGTGCCTATTGAAACGGTATTGCCTGAAATAGAGAATTTAGATACTTTGACCTTGTATGTAGGTCCTCAAAATCAACCGCCTTATTACGATTACTTTTTAAAGTTAAAACCGAGAAGAGTAATTTTTAATCCCGGAACGGAGAACAGAGAGTTTATGGATCTTTTAACAGAGAACGGGATTGCTTATGAAGCTGCCTGTACATTGGTTTTAGTAAGTACGGGGCAGTATTAG
- a CDS encoding glycoside hydrolase family 113: protein MRLILAILSLGCFVLQAQESKSFKGVNFTMTNRLTAATDITPVVDLNANYISIIPYAFVKDDKIVFDSKFQWIGEKTEGIKKCIELAQKDGLKVMLKPHVWIGHGTYTGDFKCTDPDNWAGFEKSYQEYIMHFVDIAVEYNVPAFCIGTEFASFIEARPAFWKGLIKEIKKKYKGKLTYAANWDEFDKVPFWNQLDYIGIDAYFPLSSKPNPKISDLKYAWKVVIKALEKYSADIGKPIVFTEFGFKSSTHCTIKPWEDSDKGKYSEKMQKLAFQACFETIWKEEWFAGGFIWKWYHNHDKAGGKGDTDYTPQNKLAEETIKTYFKQNE from the coding sequence ATGAGATTGATTTTAGCCATATTGTCCTTAGGGTGTTTTGTGTTGCAAGCACAAGAATCAAAATCCTTTAAAGGCGTCAACTTTACTATGACCAATAGGCTAACAGCTGCCACAGATATTACACCGGTTGTGGATCTCAACGCCAACTACATTTCTATCATTCCTTATGCATTTGTGAAGGATGATAAGATTGTTTTTGACTCAAAATTTCAATGGATCGGGGAAAAAACAGAAGGCATTAAAAAGTGTATTGAATTAGCTCAAAAGGACGGTTTAAAAGTAATGTTGAAACCTCATGTTTGGATTGGACACGGTACTTATACAGGAGACTTTAAATGCACAGATCCTGACAATTGGGCGGGATTTGAAAAGTCTTATCAAGAATATATAATGCACTTTGTGGACATTGCCGTTGAATACAATGTTCCGGCTTTTTGTATAGGAACTGAATTCGCTTCTTTTATTGAAGCACGTCCCGCTTTTTGGAAAGGCTTAATTAAGGAGATCAAGAAAAAGTATAAAGGAAAGCTCACCTATGCAGCCAACTGGGACGAGTTTGATAAAGTTCCGTTTTGGAATCAGTTGGATTACATTGGCATTGATGCTTATTTTCCTTTGAGCAGCAAGCCAAATCCTAAAATTAGCGACTTGAAGTACGCCTGGAAAGTGGTGATAAAAGCACTTGAGAAATACAGTGCGGATATAGGAAAACCTATTGTTTTTACTGAGTTTGGATTCAAGAGTTCAACGCATTGTACCATCAAACCCTGGGAAGATTCGGACAAGGGAAAATATTCAGAAAAAATGCAGAAGTTGGCCTTCCAAGCTTGTTTTGAAACCATCTGGAAAGAAGAATGGTTTGCTGGAGGATTCATCTGGAAATGGTATCACAATCATGATAAAGCAGGAGGAAAGGGAGATACAGATTATACACCGCAGAACAAATTAGCCGAAGAAACCATAAAAACCTACTTTAAACAGAATGAGTAA
- a CDS encoding pyridoxal phosphate-dependent decarboxylase family protein, with product MAELLKKLADLEKLSAPLEPNQDERAHYFQQVKNWSDHYIANIDKIDSFYDKLPDTSKLSIDEKQHSIEELLDIYHTEVTETGIVPSHGGHIGYIPGGGIYLSAIADYIADVSNEYAGMFYGGPGAVTIENELINWMKGVFRFPESAVGNLTSGGSIANLIALTAARDFHGVKNEKVTSSVIYLSEQVHHCTQKALRIIGLEDAIIRYIPLDEKWRMDATILEQTIKQDKAEGLYPFVVLASAGTTDTGAIDPLKAIGKIAQQHNLWYHIDGAYGGFFILTDRAKDEFEGIEMADSLCIDPHKGLFLPYGLGAVLIKNKEALFHSHHYTANYMQDALNEDWPLNPADVSPELTKHFRGLRMWLPLKVHGLAPFKACLEEKLYLTDYFREELVKRGFKVGPEPDLSVSYFWFPVTENENQNQNENENQNESESEFNERLMDEIHKDGRIFLSSTRLNGKYVIRMAILSFRTKKHTIDTCLEMIDRCLERVRN from the coding sequence ATGGCAGAATTGTTGAAAAAATTGGCAGATTTAGAAAAACTTTCCGCTCCGCTTGAACCAAATCAAGATGAAAGAGCGCACTATTTTCAGCAAGTCAAAAACTGGTCAGACCATTATATTGCTAACATTGACAAGATTGATTCATTTTACGACAAGCTTCCGGACACAAGTAAATTGTCTATTGATGAAAAGCAGCACAGTATTGAAGAATTGTTGGATATCTATCATACTGAAGTGACAGAAACAGGTATTGTTCCTTCTCATGGCGGACACATTGGCTACATTCCGGGTGGAGGAATTTACTTGTCTGCCATTGCAGATTACATTGCAGATGTTTCTAACGAATATGCAGGAATGTTTTATGGCGGCCCCGGAGCGGTGACCATTGAAAATGAACTGATCAATTGGATGAAAGGCGTTTTCAGATTCCCTGAAAGTGCTGTTGGCAACTTAACTTCCGGTGGATCAATCGCTAATTTAATTGCTTTGACTGCAGCAAGAGATTTTCATGGAGTTAAAAATGAAAAAGTCACTTCATCTGTTATTTACTTAAGTGAACAGGTGCATCATTGTACCCAAAAAGCCTTGCGCATAATAGGTTTAGAAGATGCAATTATCAGATACATTCCACTGGATGAAAAATGGCGAATGGATGCTACTATTTTGGAGCAAACAATAAAACAAGATAAAGCTGAAGGTCTCTACCCTTTTGTGGTTTTAGCAAGTGCCGGAACTACAGATACTGGAGCTATTGATCCTTTAAAGGCAATTGGAAAGATTGCTCAACAGCACAATTTGTGGTACCATATTGATGGAGCTTATGGTGGATTTTTCATCTTAACAGATAGAGCAAAAGATGAATTTGAAGGTATTGAAATGGCAGATTCACTTTGCATTGATCCGCATAAAGGTTTGTTTTTGCCTTATGGATTAGGAGCGGTTTTGATCAAGAATAAAGAGGCCTTATTTCACTCACATCATTACACGGCTAATTATATGCAGGATGCCTTAAATGAAGATTGGCCGCTTAATCCGGCGGATGTGAGTCCTGAACTAACAAAGCATTTTAGAGGATTAAGAATGTGGCTGCCACTCAAAGTCCATGGCCTTGCTCCGTTTAAAGCTTGTTTGGAAGAAAAGTTGTATTTGACAGATTATTTTAGAGAGGAATTGGTTAAACGAGGTTTCAAAGTTGGCCCCGAACCGGACTTGTCTGTCAGTTATTTTTGGTTCCCAGTGACAGAGAATGAGAATCAGAATCAGAATGAGAATGAGAATCAGAATGAGAGTGAGAGTGAATTTAACGAACGCTTGATGGATGAAATTCACAAAGACGGGCGCATCTTTTTAAGCTCAACAAGATTGAATGGTAAATACGTCATTCGCATGGCAATACTTTCATTCAGAACGAAAAAACATACGATTGATACTTGTTTAGAAATGATTGACAGATGCTTGGAGAGAGTCAGAAATTGA
- a CDS encoding sodium:solute symporter, producing the protein MSKELILALLLGYFVVLILISFLTSKKADNDTFYTGNRNNPWYVVAFGMIGASLSGVTFISIPGTIAGGQFTYLQVALGYILGYAIIAFVLLPLYYRLNLTSIYGFLEQRFGVYTYKMGAAFFILSRLIGAALRMYLVANVLQTFVFDELGVPFELTVAFSILLIWVYTFRGGIKTIIWTDTLQTLFMLISVGLSIYLISDDLNIAIGDIYGKLTDADLTTMWQTKDPLAGNYWWKGVIGGMFITLGMTGVDQDMMQKNLSCKNIGEAKKNMISMSLVLFLVNVLFVALGGLLVLYIQSNPGVYEEWVAVSCGAGTDNDLLFAVTSLEGSLGIGLGIFFMLGLVAAAYSSADSALTSLTTSLSIDFLGADKKEDKKESEKIRKRSHIIMSVALLLTIVIFKAVKSDSVIWELFKAANYTYGPLLGLFLFGIFSKRKVKDILTIPVSILVPLSMYFVNMYIGEWTANEEGKGYAFGSELLGINAALVYIFLWIFSKKGETEIN; encoded by the coding sequence ATGTCTAAAGAGTTGATTCTTGCTTTACTGCTGGGCTATTTTGTTGTGCTCATTCTCATTTCGTTTTTAACGAGCAAAAAAGCAGATAACGACACATTTTATACGGGAAATAGAAACAATCCGTGGTATGTGGTTGCTTTTGGTATGATAGGGGCATCCTTGTCCGGGGTCACATTTATTTCTATTCCTGGAACTATTGCCGGAGGACAGTTTACTTATTTACAGGTAGCGTTGGGGTATATTTTAGGATACGCAATAATCGCTTTTGTTTTATTACCACTCTATTACCGACTGAACTTAACCTCCATTTATGGCTTTTTGGAGCAACGCTTTGGTGTGTACACTTATAAGATGGGAGCCGCATTTTTCATTTTATCAAGATTAATTGGAGCGGCATTGCGCATGTATTTGGTGGCCAATGTGCTGCAAACATTTGTTTTTGACGAATTAGGCGTTCCTTTTGAATTGACAGTGGCATTTAGTATCCTCTTAATATGGGTTTACACCTTTAGGGGAGGAATCAAAACCATTATTTGGACAGATACCTTACAGACTTTATTCATGTTGATTTCAGTAGGATTAAGTATTTACTTGATCTCAGATGACTTGAACATTGCCATTGGAGATATCTACGGAAAATTAACAGATGCAGATTTAACCACCATGTGGCAAACTAAAGATCCACTGGCAGGGAATTATTGGTGGAAAGGAGTAATAGGAGGAATGTTTATTACCCTTGGAATGACCGGAGTTGATCAGGACATGATGCAGAAAAACTTGAGTTGTAAAAACATAGGTGAAGCTAAAAAGAACATGATCTCAATGAGTTTGGTTTTGTTCTTGGTGAACGTGTTGTTTGTGGCTTTAGGAGGATTATTGGTCTTGTATATTCAATCAAATCCGGGAGTTTATGAAGAATGGGTAGCAGTATCATGTGGGGCAGGAACAGACAATGATTTATTGTTTGCTGTAACATCTTTAGAAGGAAGTCTAGGAATAGGATTAGGGATATTCTTTATGTTGGGATTAGTAGCAGCAGCTTACAGTAGTGCAGATTCTGCCTTAACATCATTAACCACATCTTTATCAATTGATTTTTTAGGAGCAGACAAAAAAGAAGACAAAAAAGAATCTGAGAAAATTAGAAAGCGATCACATATAATCATGTCAGTAGCCTTGTTATTGACCATTGTGATATTCAAAGCAGTGAAGAGTGACAGTGTAATTTGGGAGCTTTTTAAAGCCGCTAATTATACGTACGGACCTTTATTGGGATTATTCTTGTTTGGGATTTTCTCAAAAAGAAAAGTCAAAGATATTTTAACAATTCCTGTAAGTATTTTGGTTCCATTATCCATGTATTTTGTGAATATGTATATAGGTGAATGGACTGCAAATGAGGAGGGTAAAGGCTATGCCTTTGGTAGCGAATTATTGGGTATAAATGCCGCACTTGTTTATATCTTTTTATGGATTTTTTCAAAAAAAGGAGAAACAGAAATAAATTAA
- the trxA gene encoding thioredoxin yields MAVEITDANYDEIVASADKPVVLDFWAAWCGPCRMIGPLIEEMHSEYEGKAIIGKVDVDNNPGIAQRFGIRNIPTVAFIKNGEVVDKSVGAVPKTQLTTKLDAIL; encoded by the coding sequence ATGGCAGTAGAAATTACAGATGCAAACTACGACGAAATCGTAGCAAGTGCTGACAAGCCGGTGGTTCTTGATTTCTGGGCAGCATGGTGCGGTCCTTGTAGAATGATTGGTCCATTGATTGAAGAAATGCACTCAGAGTATGAGGGTAAAGCAATTATCGGAAAAGTTGACGTAGACAACAATCCTGGAATTGCACAAAGATTTGGAATCAGAAATATCCCTACGGTTGCATTTATCAAAAATGGAGAAGTAGTTGATAAATCTGTAGGAGCAGTTCCTAAAACTCAATTGACAACAAAACTTGACGCTATCTTATAA
- a CDS encoding ArnT family glycosyltransferase, with product MSEHLDTQNFPILFTGLFLLLASVVIFYRSKKYGILTLVIASGVLAYFMADLDPFLNLWDEQQHALVAKHMAQHPFYPTLYEYPILDYNYQNWANNHVWIHKQPLFLWQMALSIKIFGVNALAVRLPSVLLHALLTLVVFRIGSIVKNEKVGFIAAVIITVANFPLELVAGRLPTDHNDMSFLFYVSWSFLCWLEYERSRSKKWLILLGISAGAAVLVKWLMGLLVYVCWAVVITVKLKFKVWKISNYFDLLKAFAISLIIFLPWQIYCFVVFPTEAAHEFAASAKHFNEVVEGHGGEWNYHFVNAFKEIYFYWDYAILIVLPFVIIGIWQIKSFSHKLFMGFLIGFVYLFFTLAASKMLAFTIIAMPAVVIAFVIGAKWIFDQLTIKIKSGLLKYVLGAVIVVYPAIKMFKWDWIELHHSTIHWEGAGRMDEYKEMAFIDQLKEKYDNEKIVVFNANVTMVGHIPVMFYTDYVAYHYFPEDEHIQKVLDEGYKCVVLDNENTPENLYSDERVEMFTYDYP from the coding sequence GTGAGTGAACACCTTGATACCCAAAACTTCCCTATCCTTTTTACCGGATTATTTTTGTTATTGGCTTCAGTTGTAATATTTTACCGAAGTAAAAAATATGGGATATTAACACTGGTAATAGCCAGTGGAGTATTGGCTTATTTCATGGCAGATTTGGATCCTTTTCTCAATTTATGGGATGAACAACAACATGCATTGGTAGCCAAACACATGGCACAACATCCCTTCTATCCTACACTGTATGAATACCCAATATTAGACTATAATTATCAAAATTGGGCCAATAATCATGTATGGATACACAAGCAACCCTTGTTTTTATGGCAAATGGCCTTGAGCATTAAAATCTTTGGTGTAAATGCATTGGCAGTGCGATTACCATCAGTTCTTTTACATGCTCTGCTCACATTAGTCGTTTTCAGAATTGGAAGTATTGTAAAAAATGAGAAAGTAGGTTTTATTGCTGCAGTAATTATTACAGTTGCCAATTTTCCACTTGAACTAGTTGCAGGTAGACTTCCTACTGATCACAATGATATGTCTTTCCTTTTTTATGTCAGCTGGAGCTTTTTATGTTGGTTGGAATATGAAAGATCGAGATCTAAAAAATGGTTGATTTTATTGGGTATATCGGCCGGAGCAGCTGTTTTGGTAAAATGGTTAATGGGATTATTGGTATATGTCTGTTGGGCTGTAGTTATTACTGTAAAACTGAAATTCAAAGTTTGGAAAATCAGCAATTATTTTGACTTGCTTAAAGCTTTTGCCATCTCATTAATCATATTTCTTCCCTGGCAGATATATTGCTTTGTTGTATTTCCAACCGAAGCAGCTCATGAATTTGCTGCATCAGCCAAACATTTCAATGAAGTGGTTGAAGGTCATGGAGGCGAATGGAACTATCATTTTGTAAATGCTTTTAAAGAAATTTATTTCTATTGGGATTATGCCATATTAATTGTCCTTCCTTTTGTAATTATTGGAATTTGGCAAATCAAATCCTTTTCGCACAAGTTGTTTATGGGATTTTTAATAGGTTTTGTATACCTGTTTTTTACCCTGGCAGCCTCCAAAATGTTGGCATTTACAATCATTGCAATGCCTGCGGTGGTAATAGCTTTTGTAATAGGAGCTAAATGGATCTTTGATCAACTTACAATAAAAATCAAATCCGGATTATTGAAATATGTACTGGGAGCAGTAATTGTAGTTTACCCTGCCATCAAAATGTTTAAATGGGATTGGATTGAACTGCATCACTCTACTATTCATTGGGAAGGAGCAGGAAGAATGGACGAGTACAAAGAAATGGCTTTTATTGATCAGCTAAAGGAGAAATACGATAATGAAAAAATTGTTGTTTTTAACGCCAATGTTACCATGGTTGGTCACATTCCGGTTATGTTTTATACAGATTATGTGGCTTACCATTACTTTCCTGAGGACGAACACATTCAAAAAGTGCTGGATGAAGGCTATAAGTGCGTAGTGCTTGACAATGAAAACACGCCGGAGAATTTATATTCAGATGAACGCGTTGAAATGTTCACCTATGATTATCCCTAA
- a CDS encoding glycosyltransferase family 2 protein yields the protein MKIAVVILNYNGKDYLDKFLPSVIQNSADAEIWVVDNCSTDDSVSFLQSEYPQIHLVENESNGGFAKGYNDGLKKIEADYYVLLNSDVEVTPNWIQPCIELFQQDDKIAALQPKILAEQNRHQFEHAGAAGGFLDKNYFPFCRGRIFDIVEEDKGQFNDTKEVFWATGACLFIKADLFHQMGGFDEDFFAHMEEIDLCWRLKRHGYKIYYCGHSTVYHVGGGTLNYMHPRKTYLNFRNSLYTIYKNHEGSLSILFRRMVLDGIAASLFLLKFQFKHFWAVFKAHMSLYANLKSLKKKRNALKQSTSTFNAVGLYNKNITFKKFLGGVKYFKDLKDSDFKS from the coding sequence ATGAAAATAGCTGTTGTCATACTCAACTATAACGGAAAAGACTATTTAGATAAGTTTTTACCTTCTGTAATTCAAAACTCGGCAGATGCTGAAATTTGGGTTGTTGATAATTGTTCAACAGATGATTCGGTTTCATTTTTACAAAGCGAGTATCCTCAGATTCATTTGGTAGAGAACGAAAGCAATGGAGGTTTTGCCAAAGGTTATAATGACGGATTAAAAAAGATTGAGGCTGATTATTACGTGCTGCTGAATTCAGACGTTGAAGTTACTCCTAATTGGATTCAGCCTTGCATTGAATTGTTTCAGCAAGATGATAAAATTGCTGCTTTGCAACCAAAAATATTGGCTGAACAAAACAGACATCAATTTGAACATGCCGGAGCAGCAGGCGGATTTTTAGACAAGAATTACTTTCCTTTTTGCAGGGGCCGCATCTTTGATATAGTTGAAGAAGACAAAGGTCAATTCAATGATACCAAAGAAGTATTTTGGGCTACCGGAGCTTGTTTGTTTATCAAGGCTGACCTATTTCATCAAATGGGTGGATTTGATGAAGACTTTTTTGCCCACATGGAAGAAATTGATCTTTGCTGGAGACTGAAAAGACATGGATACAAAATCTATTACTGTGGCCATTCAACCGTATATCATGTAGGCGGAGGAACGCTAAACTACATGCATCCGCGAAAAACGTATTTGAACTTTAGAAACAGTTTGTATACCATTTACAAAAACCATGAGGGCAGTTTATCAATCCTTTTCAGAAGAATGGTTTTAGATGGAATAGCAGCAAGTTTGTTTTTGTTAAAGTTCCAATTCAAGCACTTTTGGGCTGTTTTTAAGGCGCATATGAGTTTGTATGCAAATCTTAAAAGTTTAAAGAAGAAAAGAAATGCACTAAAACAATCTACTTCTACGTTCAATGCTGTAGGTCTTTACAATAAAAACATCACTTTTAAAAAATTTCTTGGAGGAGTTAAGTATTTTAAGGACCTGAAAGATTCAGATTTTAAATCGTGA